CCCCGACACTCCCCCCACAGTTCTGGCAAACGAGAAGGCAAAGGCCGATCTGGACAAGATCCTCATCGCGACCGGATTCGACAGGATCGTACAGGAGTGATTAAGATGGCAAAATACGCATTCTTCCTCGGATGTATCGCACCCCTCAGATACCCCGGAATCGAGAAGTCAACAAGGGATGTCTGTGAGGCGCTCGGAATCGAACTCGTCGACCTCAACGACGCAAGCTGCTGCCCTGCACCCGGAGTCATCAGGGCCTTCAACAAGAAGACATGGCTCGCAGCTGCAGCAAGGAACCTCGCTCTCGCAGAGAAGCAGGGTCTCCCCATCATCACAATCTGTAACGGATGCTACGGATCCCTCTTCGACGCAGCCCACGAGCTCGCCGAGGACAAGGAGCTCCTCGCAGAGGTCAACAAGATCCTCGCAGAGATCGGAATGGAGTACAAGGGAACCACAAAGGTCCACCACTTCGCCGAGGTCCTCTACAACGAGGTCGGAGTCGAGAAGATCAAGGCCGCCGTCACCAACCCCCTGGAGTACCAGGTCGCAGCATTCTACGGATGCCACTTCCTGAAGCCCAGCGAGATCAAGCAGGTCGACGACCCCGAGAACCCCCACATCCTCGACGACCTCATCGAGGCTACCGGAGCCAAGTCCATGCCCAGGAAGCAGAAGACACTCTGCTGCGGTGCAGGAGGAGGACTCAAGGCAGCTTTTGGAGACGTTGCAAAGAAGTTCACCGAGACAAACCTCGAGAACATGAAGGCATCCGGAGCACAGTTCATCATCGATGTCTGCCCGTTCTGCCACCTTCAGTTCGACGGTGTCCAGAAGGACCTGGGATACAGCATCCCCGTTCTCCACCTCTCGCAGCTCCTCGGACTTGCGATCGGAATGGACGCCAAGGACCTCGCACTCTCCACGCACCAGACACCTGTTGTGCTCTGAGTTGAAACTCATTAGGGAGGGAAACCTCCCTTCTTCTCCAAAATTGATATAATAATAAAGGAGAGATTCTGACTCTAAATAATTAAGAGTTAAGTTCAAATATATGTGGTACACACATCGACATATCTTTTAATATGACCATAGGATGCCTCGACTCAGTAAAAGGTGTCTATCATGGCAAGACAGCAAGCAGCACGTAAGGTGAAGGACAAGTGGAAGGCGAAGGAGTGGTACAAGATCCACGCCCCCAAGATGTTCAATGAGGCAGAGATCGGAGACACACCCTCGGCAGACCCCGAGTACGTTATCGGACGTACCGTCGAGGTCACCGTTCAGGACCTGACCGGGGACTTCTCCAAGATGCACATTAAACTAAAGTTCAAGGTCAACGCGACAGAGGGAACCGATGCGAAGACAGTCTTCGTCGGACACGACCTCACAAGCGACTACGTAAGAAGGCTCACCCGCCGCAGAAAGACCAAGACCGACCACGTCGTGGACTTCTACACCAAGGACGGCTTCAAGTACAGGGTAAAGACCATGTCCATCGCGGACAGGCGTATTCAGTCCTCCCAGGAGGAGGGAATGAGAGCCATCATCTCCGAGACCCTGACCAACATGGGTAAGGAGATGACACTGTCCGAGATCGTCAAGGCAATCATCAACGGAACCCTCTCCAGGGACCTCGCAAAGGCATGCCACGTCATCATCCCCATCAAGAGGATCGAGATCAGGAAGTCCGAGGTTCTCGAGTTCGGTGAGGGAGAGCCCGAGGCAGTCTTCACAGCCGACGAGATGGTCAGCACCCAGGCACCCGAGGCAGCAGCTCCCGCAGAGGAGACCGCCGAGGAAGCACCTGCAGAGGAGTCCGAAGAGGCTCCCGCAGAGGAAGCCTCCGAGTGAATTTCATCAGCCCCGGTACGCCGGGGCTTCAAACCCTTTCCATACTTATTTTCTGATTCTGGCTTCCATCTTACCCCGATAGAAACCCTTATAACGAACAAGCCAATCTCCTGCACAAGGCCGGGGTGGCTCAGCCTGGTGGAGCGTCGGACTCATAGGGTTCTGGTCAATTAGACCTCTTCCAGGGAAATCCGAAGGTCATGGGTTCGAACCCCATTCCCGGCACCATCTTCTATCCACGATTCTTAGGTTCTGAGTCCAATACGATATTCGATTCTCGACTTTTATATACCAAGATGTCCAGTAGGATGGCATGAGGCTCATCATCTACACCGGGAAGGGCGGAGTAGGAAAGACATCAACTTCTGCGGCTACAGCATACAGACTGGCCAAGAAAGGTCACCGCACCCTTCTGATGAGCACCGATTCAGCTCATTCTCTGGGCGATTCCCTGGGGATCGATCTGGGAACGGAGATCAAGCACATCTCGAAGAACTTCGACGCATTCGAGATAGACATCATCCATGAGATGAAGACCAAATGGGCCGACATCCAGTCGTACGTGGTCGAGTTCATGGAATCCCAAGGCATGGGGAGCATCACTGCTGAAGAGATGGCGATCTTCCCCGGAATGGAGATGATCTCAGCCCTTTTCTACGTCAACCAGTTCAACGAGAGCGGAGAGTACGACGTCATAGTGATGGACACCGCCCCCACAGGAGAGACGCTCAGGCTGCTGAGCCTGCCTGAAGCGGCGAACTGGTATGTGATGAAGTTCTACAGCACATTCAAGAAGCTGATGGCCTTGGCCCGCGTAACCGTCGGAAAGGTGTCCAACGTCCCCCTTCCGTCATCCGAGGTCATGGATACCGTGGATGTACTGAAGGATACCTTCCAGAGCGTCAGCGGGATCCTGGATGATCCCAAATGCACAACCGTCAGGCTGGTCCTCAATCCTGAGCAGATGGTCATCAAGGAGACCATGCGCGCCTACACTTATCTGAGCCTTTACAACAGGAACGTCGAGATGCTCGTGGTCAACAAGGTCTACCCAGACGAAATCCTGAATTCCGGCATATTCGATGAGAAGGCCAAGGAGCAGAAATTCCACATGGAGGAGATCCACAGCGCCTTCGATCCCATGGAGATCAAGGTCTGCCATATGAGGAGCACCGAGCTCAGGGGCCTTGAGATGCTGGAGTACATGGCCGATGAGATCTACGGCAAGGAGGACCCGATCAAGGTCTACTCCTCTGAAAGCCCCATGAGCTTCCGCAGCGAGGACGGGATCGATATGCTGGTCATGAAGATGCCTTTCGTGGAGGCAGCGGATGTGGAGCTGTTCCGTGTCAATGCGTCATCGCTCATGGTCCACGTTGGAAGCCAGAAGCGCAACATCCATCTTCCGGATTCTTTACTATCTGCAGAAATCCTTGGCGCAGATTTCATAGAGAATGAACTCATTATCAAATTCAAGAGGAAC
The nucleotide sequence above comes from Methanomassiliicoccales archaeon LGM-RCC1. Encoded proteins:
- the hdrB gene encoding CoB--CoM heterodisulfide reductase subunit B; the protein is MAKYAFFLGCIAPLRYPGIEKSTRDVCEALGIELVDLNDASCCPAPGVIRAFNKKTWLAAAARNLALAEKQGLPIITICNGCYGSLFDAAHELAEDKELLAEVNKILAEIGMEYKGTTKVHHFAEVLYNEVGVEKIKAAVTNPLEYQVAAFYGCHFLKPSEIKQVDDPENPHILDDLIEATGAKSMPRKQKTLCCGAGGGLKAAFGDVAKKFTETNLENMKASGAQFIIDVCPFCHLQFDGVQKDLGYSIPVLHLSQLLGLAIGMDAKDLALSTHQTPVVL
- a CDS encoding 30S ribosomal protein S3ae, with the translated sequence MARQQAARKVKDKWKAKEWYKIHAPKMFNEAEIGDTPSADPEYVIGRTVEVTVQDLTGDFSKMHIKLKFKVNATEGTDAKTVFVGHDLTSDYVRRLTRRRKTKTDHVVDFYTKDGFKYRVKTMSIADRRIQSSQEEGMRAIISETLTNMGKEMTLSEIVKAIINGTLSRDLAKACHVIIPIKRIEIRKSEVLEFGEGEPEAVFTADEMVSTQAPEAAAPAEETAEEAPAEESEEAPAEEASE
- a CDS encoding ArsA family ATPase, with protein sequence MRLIIYTGKGGVGKTSTSAATAYRLAKKGHRTLLMSTDSAHSLGDSLGIDLGTEIKHISKNFDAFEIDIIHEMKTKWADIQSYVVEFMESQGMGSITAEEMAIFPGMEMISALFYVNQFNESGEYDVIVMDTAPTGETLRLLSLPEAANWYVMKFYSTFKKLMALARVTVGKVSNVPLPSSEVMDTVDVLKDTFQSVSGILDDPKCTTVRLVLNPEQMVIKETMRAYTYLSLYNRNVEMLVVNKVYPDEILNSGIFDEKAKEQKFHMEEIHSAFDPMEIKVCHMRSTELRGLEMLEYMADEIYGKEDPIKVYSSESPMSFRSEDGIDMLVMKMPFVEAADVELFRVNASSLMVHVGSQKRNIHLPDSLLSAEILGADFIENELIIKFKRN